The following DNA comes from Erigeron canadensis isolate Cc75 chromosome 3, C_canadensis_v1, whole genome shotgun sequence.
TAGGTTGAAAAGGGTTGTAAAAATATTGGAAGTCTGGAACTTTGTCTATGTACTTGTACTTAAAGTTTATACATGTCTTGTTTTTAGTATAATGGAATTGGTCCATGGGAGAAGCGGTAAAGCATCCAAATCTGTACCAATTGAGGATGTCATTGGCAGCATGCCAGAAAATGTGATTACAAATATCATGGATCGTTTGCCATTACAAGAGCTGTAAGGACTAGTATCTTGTGAGGTTTAAGTGGACTTTACTCAGTCAACTTGTATTTGATTATGATTTCTTCAAGTTTTTAAAAGGATCAGGAGACGACATAATGCATTTTGACGGGAAGAATATAAGTAGACTTCTGCtgctccctccgtcccattttaattgtcctattttaACTGGTtaagtctttttcttccgactttgactataaatatctttgtttatgttatatattagttgatgaatgttatatcaatgaaaagtacatttaaagctcaattaattcatatatgttatatcaagtgttatataacataaacaaagatatttatggtcaaagtcggaagaaaaagactcaaaaagtcaaaatacaaCACTTAATATAGGACGGGGGGAGTACATCTTAAAGGTGCTATAACAAACTTTATCCTCAATATACCAGATTGCATTGAATTGGACGAGGAAGATGTCAATCACTGGATTCTATTTCTAGGTAGAATAGGTATCAAGAAGTTCACTCTCCGACATTATTACGACGAACTTCAGTTGTCTGCCCATATTTTCTCTTGTCTAGCATTGAAACATTTGGAGCTTCATTGTTGTTTTTTCGGACCTTTGCCTTGTTTTCATGGTTTTCCAAACCTATTGAGCTTAAACTTGTATAAGGTTagtgttggaaccacgttactgtgaccgtcactgatcatgtatcctgatatgataattgacgataattgaaatccctatgtctagtaaatatataatgggcgtatttactcttaaagacatagtatagggtttcccattagatgattggaactatgaggactaatg
Coding sequences within:
- the LOC122591626 gene encoding LOW QUALITY PROTEIN: F-box/FBD/LRR-repeat protein At1g13570-like (The sequence of the model RefSeq protein was modified relative to this genomic sequence to represent the inferred CDS: inserted 2 bases in 2 codons), encoding MELVHGRSGKASKSVPIEDVIGSMPENVITNIMDRLPLQXAVRTSILXRFKWTLLSQLVFDYDFFKFLKGSGDDIMHFDGKNISRLLLLPPTGGVHLKGAITNFILNIPDCIELDEEDVNHWILFLGRIGIKKFTLRHYYDELQLSAHIFSCLALKHLELHCCFFGPLPCFHGFPNLLSLNLYKVSVGTTCEVKLVEIIKLGNLRELNLSLCLLENMTLTRPSYIFHQISLLPKLQYFFLNFQNCKFLAEAGCIQEYLPSPLICSLDCDYSTIGKLQLQSVELESIKGLNNEVCLIKSILACSPLLKRIVITPNKSLMNDGNEKFKLASKLLKFHRASVIAKIVFE